The DNA region AATCAAGAGATTTAATCGCTAAATTTATCGAAGAATTAATTGCAAAATACCCTATTGACGAAAAGAAAATCACCTTGTTAGGATTCAGTCAAGGGGCTATTTTGAGTAATGCTATCGCTCTTTCACACCCAGATAAAGTGCAAAAAGTAATTGCTTTAAGCGGCTACATTAGCGAACCTATTTTTGAAGAAAATTATAAAAACAATGATTTCTCTAATTTGAAAGTTTTTGCCGCTCACGGAACCGTTGATCAAGTAATTCCTGTAGAATGGGCTCGAAGAACAAAACCTTTCTTAAGTGGGTTAGGAATTGATTCTATGTACAATGAATACCCAATAGGACATGGGGTTTCTCCTCAAGTTTTCAATGATTTCAAAAATTGGTTGATTAAAGAGTAAACCTACAACTAAATATAAAAAAAGAGGCTGTTTTTATTCAAAACAGCCTCTTTTTTTTATTGTTTCTTAGAGTAATTTTTATCTAAATGAACTCTTAACCTAACAGAAGAAGTATAATCAAACATGTCTTTTCCATTGGTGTCTTTTCCAACAAAAGCAGGTATACCTCTAGGTTCCTTTTCATTGTAAGTGGTAAAAGGATTGTCGTCTACAGGGTCATAAGGATAATATTTACTTAACCCAAAATTAAATCCATTAACGATACCTACTTCATTTGTAGGTTTAGTAATTTCGTATCGAGTAGTGTAACCATCACCGTCATCATCTGTATCTAAAAAATCAGGAATTCCATCTTTATCTGAATCATCTGGATTAACTACTCCAGACGCTAAAGAATAAACATATCCATCCCCATTAATATCCTCTAAATAGGAAGGAACTCCATCATTATCTAAATCCGATCTACTCACACCATATAATTTAAAACTAAATATAAGTGGTGAATAACTAGGAATTGTTCCTTGACCTGAACCATAATAACCCAATCCTGAAGGCAAGAACATTACTCCTGATCCAAAACCTGAATGCTCTACAGTACCATCTGATTTAGGAGTTGATGTGCCTATTTTAAATTCAGGAAATACTTCACTCCATCCTGTAACCAGTTGATATAAATTTAAAAATGACTGCGGATAAGTAACTTTTTCAAATTCTTTAGTTAGCAATTCAGACGAAGTAGTGGCAGTAGCAGTGGTACGATATAAGTAATCCCCCTTATAAGCCGCAAGTACACCATCAACATTACAAGGTGAATCACCTGTACCTTCTCTTAAAACTAAATAATATAAAGTATAAGTAATATCATGCAATTCAACTTCTTTTTTCAATAATTTTGGAAAAGTTGGACTATTTAAGTAGGACATGATTGATTTTTGATTTACAGCATCCGTTATTTTTTTAAATACTACATCATTATCCGCTAAATTAGCATTGTCCGCATCATCCAAATAATAAGTATCTAAATATTCTTTAATAGCAGTAGAATCCGTTTTATATTGATCGGCATAATCCTTAAGCGGTTCAGGCGTAAAAGAGTTGTCATCTTTAGAACACGAAAATAAAGAGAGGCTTGTAATTATTACAATAAAATAATACTTAAATTTGTTCATTATAGCTGAATTTTAAGTGCGCAAGATACAATATTGATTTATTTTTGTAAACTATTTAACTCTGATTTTAGAAATTTTATGCGAATAGATAAATATTTATGGTGTGTCCGATATTACAAAACCAGAAATATGGTTACGGAGGCCTGTAAAAAAAATCACATCACTGTAAATGGTGTCGTAGCCAAACCTTCGAAAGAAGTTTTTCCTACTGACAAAATCACTTTTAGAAAAGACCAAATCACTCAAACCATAACTGTTTTAGATATCCCAGAAAATCGTGTTGGTGCAAAATTAGTAGACATCTACAGAAGAAATGATACTTCACCAGAAGTATATCAACATCTGGAATTATTAAAACTTTCTAAAGAACATTATCGAAAAAGTGGTACAGGTCGTCCTACTAAAAAAGATCGTAGAGATATTGATGATTATGGAAACGAAATTCACGAAGACGAAGAAGATGATTTAAATTCCAATTTTTAAAAAATTCCAAATTTCAACTTTAATATTTTATCCCCAAAATTTTGAAATCGGGGATTTTCTTATTGGAATTTAAATTTAGTTATATTAGCAAAAAAACAAATTATGAGCAAAAATATCATTCTAACCGACCAAGAAATCAAACACAAAACAAAACGTATTGCTTACCAAATCTACGAAACATTTATAGATGAGGAAGAAGTAGTTTTGGCAGGTATCGCATCCAAAGGATATGTATTTGCTGAAAAAATTGCTTCCGAACTAAAATCAATCTCTGACCTTAAAATAATTTTATGTGAAGTTCATGTTGATAAACTAAATCCGCAATTGGCTATACAAACCTCTATTTCAGCAGAAGAATACGCAAATAAAGGTTTAATTCTTATTGATGATGTATTGAATTCAGGCACCACCCTAATCTATGCGGTAAAACACTTTTTGGATGTGCCTTTAAAAAAATTCAAAACAGCCGTTTTAGTCGATCGCAATCATAAAAAATACCCAGTAAAAGCCGATTTCAAAGGAATTTCCCTTTCTACTTCCTTATTAGAACATGTACAAGTCGAATTTGATTTAGACGGTAATAGTAATGCATGGTTAAGCTAAAATGGATAAAATTTCTTGAACCGTTTGTTCTATAGTTTGTTTATCAACCGCCACAGCATATTGCGCCTGATTATAATAAAAACTTCTTTCAAATAAATGAGTAGCAATAAACTCTTTCATCTCCTCATCGTTTTTGTTGGCGATAAGGGGTCTATTGCTCTTATTTGAAGACAATCTATTTACTAAAGTTTCTATCGAAGCTTTCAAATAAATAGAAACGATATCTTCTCTTTTGAGTAATTCATGATTATTTGCATAACATGGTGTTCCTCCTCCTAAACCAATAATTATAGGTTCTGAGAAATTCAACAATTCCACAAAACATTCATGTTCTAATTTCCTGAAATAGATTTCGCCTTTTTCGGCAAATATTGTTTTAATAGGCGAATTCACCTTTTTTTCGATAAAATCATCCAAATCAATAAAAGGCATTTCAATCTTTTTTGATAATTCTTTGGCAATTGTAGACTTACCACAACCCATATAACCTAACAGTACAATTTTCTTCATAGAATAAAACCCTATAAATTAAGGCATTAAAATTTATTATTAAAAAAAGACAAATTTATAATAAAAATACTTGGAAAACTTAAAATAAAGTCCTTATATTTGCACCCGCAATCAGGGAACGATGCAAGACTCGATAGCTCAGTTGGTAGAGCACATCACTTTTAATGATGGGGTCCTGGGTTCGAGCCCCAGTCGGGTCACAAATTAAGTGATTCACTTGAAAAACGTTTTATGATGCATTGACTCGATAGCTCAGTTGGTAGAGCACATCACTTTTAATGATGGGGTCCTGGGTTCGAGCCCCAGTCGGGTCACAAAAGGTTAAGTATATTTTACTTAACCTTTTTTACTTTTAGGCCACGTGGAGAAACGGTAGACTCGCCATCTTGAGGGGGTGGTGCTCGCAAGGGCGTGTGGGTTCAAATCCCACCGTGGTCACTAAAAAAATCAGCTGTTCAATTTTTCAATAAAGGTACTTCCACCAACTCATTTTGAACACTCTTTCCTTCGATTTTTATTTAAATTAGCGCACTTCCCCATAACTGGATAGATTACACATACCGTTATATTTTTTATTTCCAAAATATTTAACAACCAACACAACTTTGTTTATTACATTACGTTATCATTTGTAAATAAAAAATATAATTTATTATGAAAAGCCTCCTACTCTACTCATTACTTCTAATCTCATTTGTAGGTTGGACACAAACTGCTGCTGAAAATTATTTTGACCAAGCAATGAAAAAATCAAAAGCAGGCAATACCAAAGGTGCCATTCAAGATTACGATAAAGCTATAAAAATTCAACCTGATTTTGTTCCTGCCTATTTGAATAGAAGTATGGAAAAAATCAAAATAAACGATTTACAGGGAGCATTAGTAGATGTGAACAAAACGCTAG from Flavobacterium nitratireducens includes:
- a CDS encoding alpha/beta hydrolase, with the protein product MNLSLEYLIREPKIKLDKNPLLLLLHGYGSNEADLFSFASELPEEYYVISARAPYDLQYGSYAWYAINFDANENKFSDHEQAKKSRDLIAKFIEELIAKYPIDEKKITLLGFSQGAILSNAIALSHPDKVQKVIALSGYISEPIFEENYKNNDFSNLKVFAAHGTVDQVIPVEWARRTKPFLSGLGIDSMYNEYPIGHGVSPQVFNDFKNWLIKE
- a CDS encoding FKBP-type peptidyl-prolyl cis-trans isomerase, producing MNKFKYYFIVIITSLSLFSCSKDDNSFTPEPLKDYADQYKTDSTAIKEYLDTYYLDDADNANLADNDVVFKKITDAVNQKSIMSYLNSPTFPKLLKKEVELHDITYTLYYLVLREGTGDSPCNVDGVLAAYKGDYLYRTTATATTSSELLTKEFEKVTYPQSFLNLYQLVTGWSEVFPEFKIGTSTPKSDGTVEHSGFGSGVMFLPSGLGYYGSGQGTIPSYSPLIFSFKLYGVSRSDLDNDGVPSYLEDINGDGYVYSLASGVVNPDDSDKDGIPDFLDTDDDGDGYTTRYEITKPTNEVGIVNGFNFGLSKYYPYDPVDDNPFTTYNEKEPRGIPAFVGKDTNGKDMFDYTSSVRLRVHLDKNYSKKQ
- a CDS encoding RNA-binding S4 domain-containing protein; the protein is MRIDKYLWCVRYYKTRNMVTEACKKNHITVNGVVAKPSKEVFPTDKITFRKDQITQTITVLDIPENRVGAKLVDIYRRNDTSPEVYQHLELLKLSKEHYRKSGTGRPTKKDRRDIDDYGNEIHEDEEDDLNSNF
- a CDS encoding phosphoribosyltransferase family protein; translation: MSKNIILTDQEIKHKTKRIAYQIYETFIDEEEVVLAGIASKGYVFAEKIASELKSISDLKIILCEVHVDKLNPQLAIQTSISAEEYANKGLILIDDVLNSGTTLIYAVKHFLDVPLKKFKTAVLVDRNHKKYPVKADFKGISLSTSLLEHVQVEFDLDGNSNAWLS
- a CDS encoding shikimate kinase, translated to MKKIVLLGYMGCGKSTIAKELSKKIEMPFIDLDDFIEKKVNSPIKTIFAEKGEIYFRKLEHECFVELLNFSEPIIIGLGGGTPCYANNHELLKREDIVSIYLKASIETLVNRLSSNKSNRPLIANKNDEEMKEFIATHLFERSFYYNQAQYAVAVDKQTIEQTVQEILSILA